In Bacteroidota bacterium, a single genomic region encodes these proteins:
- a CDS encoding glycosyltransferase: protein MTKPGKFLFLYSELAGYMLACMKLLAASKSVELYVVRWPVNKEAPFEFSFPDNIVVRQKEEFTLPKLKKFVAAIQPDVIYCSGWMDKDYVKICKQYRKSIPVITAFDNKWKGSLKQHIASMVSPFTIKKYFSHCFVPGEQQYKYALKLGFDKAHILPGLYAADVDFFYQQYLDNKESKRKKFPKRFIYVGRYYDFKGIQELWKAFVELQAESPSEWELWCFGTGDLTPLVHPKIKHFGFVQLEAQKKYIAQTGIIVLPSKFEPWAVVVHEYAAAGFPLLLSKEVGSISNFLREGENGFSFTGGNIPEIKRAMKKMMQLSDKSKNAMSDLSAELALKITPQKWVETIYSVYKK, encoded by the coding sequence ATGACAAAACCAGGTAAATTTCTGTTTCTCTATTCTGAATTAGCCGGATATATGTTAGCCTGCATGAAATTGCTTGCTGCATCAAAATCGGTTGAGCTATATGTGGTGCGCTGGCCGGTAAATAAAGAAGCCCCTTTTGAGTTTTCTTTTCCCGATAATATTGTGGTGCGTCAGAAGGAGGAATTTACCCTCCCAAAATTGAAAAAATTTGTTGCTGCGATTCAGCCGGATGTTATTTATTGCAGCGGTTGGATGGATAAAGACTATGTTAAAATTTGTAAGCAGTATCGTAAATCAATTCCTGTTATTACGGCATTCGACAACAAATGGAAAGGGAGTTTAAAGCAGCACATTGCTTCGATGGTAAGTCCGTTTACCATAAAAAAATATTTCAGCCATTGTTTTGTTCCGGGTGAACAGCAATATAAATATGCACTCAAATTAGGCTTCGATAAAGCTCATATTCTTCCCGGACTTTACGCCGCAGATGTGGATTTTTTTTACCAGCAATACCTAGACAACAAGGAATCGAAAAGAAAAAAATTTCCCAAGCGATTTATTTATGTGGGGCGTTATTACGATTTTAAAGGAATTCAAGAATTATGGAAAGCATTCGTTGAGTTGCAAGCTGAATCCCCAAGCGAATGGGAGCTTTGGTGTTTTGGAACCGGCGATTTAACACCTTTGGTACATCCCAAAATTAAACACTTTGGCTTTGTTCAACTCGAAGCACAGAAAAAGTATATTGCTCAAACCGGTATCATTGTTTTACCGAGCAAATTTGAGCCATGGGCGGTTGTTGTGCATGAGTATGCTGCAGCAGGTTTTCCACTTCTACTAAGTAAGGAAGTTGGATCCATCAGTAATTTTTTGAGAGAAGGGGAGAACGGTTTTTCATTTACCGGTGGTAACATTCCCGAGATTAAAAGGGCCATGAAAAAGATGATGCAGCTTTCTGATAAAAGCAAAAATGCTATGAGCGATTTGAGTGCTGAATTGGCGCTTAAAATAACACCTCAAAAATGGGTGGAAACAATTTACTCAGTGTATAAAAAATAA